The genomic window ATGGGGCTGGCTCCGGAGCAGGTGTTTATCAATATCGCCCGCTATGGCAACACCACTGCCGCCACCATACCGATGGCCATGTCAGAGGCCTATCGAGCAGGTCGGCTGGGAAAAGGCGACTGGATCATCCTGGCCGCCTTTGGCGCCGGTTTCACCTGGGGCAGCATGCTGCTGAAGTGGGCCATGACCCAGCCGGCCCCCGGATAGAACGCCCCCGGACGCGAATCAGGGCCACCAGCTGGTCGGCCATTGCGCGGCCGGGTAGGCGGGTGCAACCGCGCCGATCCAGGCCGGGGCTCAGCCGCTGATTTCATGGGTTTTGATTTTGCTCAGTAGGCACGGATGGCTGATTTCAAGCAAACGCGCCGCTTGAGATCGATTTCCCTTGGTTTCTCGAAGCGCCCGGGCAATCATTTTTTTTTCCAGAAGCCTCTGGGCGACCTTCAAGGAGTGTCCCGCTGCAGACTCCGCCATCGGGCCGAGATCACCCGCCAGCCGCACCCGCTCCGGCAGGTGTTCCGGCCCCAGGGTCTCATCTTCCGCCAGCACCATGGTCCGTTCGACGACATTTTCAAGTTCGCGCACGTTGCCCGGCCAAGGGTACTTCAACATGCAGGCCAGCGCGCCCGACGAAAAGGCCTTGATGTTTTTCTGTAATTTCTGATTGAAGATCCCGCAAAAGTGCTCGCAGAGCAACGGGATGTCCTCACTTCGATCCCGCAGTGGCGGCAGTTTGATGTTGAGCACGTTGAGGCGGTAGAAAAGGTCCTGGCGAAAAGCGCCGGTTTGAACCTCTTTTTCGAGATCCTTGGATGTCGCCGCGATAACGCGGGTATCAATTTTCAGGACCTGATTGGCGCCAATTGGCCGGAGTTCGCTTTCCTGCAGCACCCGCAGCAGCTTGACCTGCAGGGGAAGGGGCAGCTCGCCGATTTCGTCCAAAAACAAGGTCCCCAGATGGGCATCTTGAATCAGCCCCGCTTTATCCTGCGATGCGCCTGTAAATGCCCCTTTTTTATAGCCGAAAAGCTCGCTTTCCAGTAGGTTTTCGGGAATTCCGCCGCAGTTGACGGACACCATCCTGTGCTTTGAGCGGTTTCCCGAATAATGAATACTTTTGGCGACCATTTCTTTCCCGGTCCCGCTTTCCCCGGTGATCAGAACCGTCGTGGTGTAGTCGGCGACCTTTTCAACCAGCTTGAAAACCGACCGCATCGCAGGGCTTTTTCCGATGATGTCCAGAAACTGGTCTTCCTTGCGGATGGCCTCGATTTGATTTAGCAGCCGCCGGTTCTCAATCTTCAGTCGATCACGCTCGTTCGCCTTCCGCAAAACCATCAGGATCTCATCAAATTTAAACGGTTTTGAGATGTAATCGTAGGCGCCCGCCTTCATGGCCTGAACCGCCGTATCGATGGTCCCATAAGCCGACATGACGATAAAGGTGGTCTTGTCCAGAAAATCCGCAGCCGCCCGCAAAAACGCCAGCCCGTCCATGCGGGGCATTTTAAGGTCACAGAGAACGATATCAAACGCGGATTTGCCCAGCTGCACCAGGGCCTCCCCGCCGTCTCCGGCGGTGAGGACCTCATACCCGTTTCGACCGAGAAGCGATGCCAGCATGTGGCGCATGTTCTCTTCGTCGTCGACCACCAGAACTTTTTTCAACTTTTCCGTCTGCATTCAAAACCCGAGCTGAATTTCATCTCGAAGCCGCCAAAGAGACCTTATTGGTCCTGAATATCGTCCAGCGGGAACAGCAGCTCAAATCGCGCTCCTTGCCCCGCAGCGCTCGCAACCCTAATCTCGCCACCCAAGTTTTGAATGATCTGATACGAAACGACCAGCCCCAACCCGGTCCCTTTCCCGGGCTCCTTGGTCGTAAAAAAGGGATCAAAGATTCTGGG from Desulfobacteraceae bacterium includes these protein-coding regions:
- a CDS encoding sigma-54 dependent transcriptional regulator → MKKVLVVDDEENMRHMLASLLGRNGYEVLTAGDGGEALVQLGKSAFDIVLCDLKMPRMDGLAFLRAAADFLDKTTFIVMSAYGTIDTAVQAMKAGAYDYISKPFKFDEILMVLRKANERDRLKIENRRLLNQIEAIRKEDQFLDIIGKSPAMRSVFKLVEKVADYTTTVLITGESGTGKEMVAKSIHYSGNRSKHRMVSVNCGGIPENLLESELFGYKKGAFTGASQDKAGLIQDAHLGTLFLDEIGELPLPLQVKLLRVLQESELRPIGANQVLKIDTRVIAATSKDLEKEVQTGAFRQDLFYRLNVLNIKLPPLRDRSEDIPLLCEHFCGIFNQKLQKNIKAFSSGALACMLKYPWPGNVRELENVVERTMVLAEDETLGPEHLPERVRLAGDLGPMAESAAGHSLKVAQRLLEKKMIARALRETKGNRSQAARLLEISHPCLLSKIKTHEISG